In Sideroxyarcus emersonii, one DNA window encodes the following:
- a CDS encoding 1-acyl-sn-glycerol-3-phosphate acyltransferase, translated as MTPLRSLVFFLVQLVWTPIYASLVLFLFPFKPHTRYRIATGLAYSTMWLLRVICGIRMEVRGAENIPQQPCIVMCKHQSAWETFALQTVFPDQVWVLKRELLWLPFFGWGLALTSPIAIDRSKGKQAMRQLLEQGKDRLEHGFCVVIFPEGTRMPYGVRGKYKIGGALLGESTGAPVVPVAHNAGKFWGRNSFLKHPGTIVMSIGQPIDPRGLKAEEISRRVEDWIEGEMGKLD; from the coding sequence ATGACGCCACTCCGTTCCCTGGTTTTCTTCCTGGTGCAGCTGGTGTGGACGCCGATTTATGCGTCGCTGGTGCTGTTCCTGTTTCCTTTCAAGCCGCATACCCGCTACCGCATCGCCACCGGCCTGGCCTACAGCACGATGTGGCTGTTGCGCGTGATCTGCGGTATCCGCATGGAAGTACGCGGCGCAGAGAACATCCCGCAGCAGCCGTGCATCGTGATGTGCAAGCACCAATCGGCATGGGAGACATTCGCGCTGCAGACCGTGTTCCCGGACCAGGTCTGGGTGCTCAAGCGCGAGTTGCTGTGGCTGCCGTTCTTCGGCTGGGGCCTGGCGCTGACCAGCCCCATCGCCATCGACCGCAGCAAGGGCAAGCAGGCGATGAGGCAGCTGCTGGAGCAGGGCAAGGACCGGCTTGAGCACGGTTTCTGTGTGGTGATCTTCCCCGAGGGCACGCGCATGCCCTATGGTGTACGCGGCAAGTACAAGATCGGCGGCGCCCTGCTGGGCGAAAGCACCGGCGCGCCGGTGGTACCGGTGGCGCACAATGCCGGAAAATTCTGGGGGCGCAATTCGTTCCTGAAACATCCCGGTACCATCGTCATGAGTATCGGGCAGCCCATCGATCCCAGGGGCCTCAAGGCGGAAGAGATCAGCCGCCGCGTCGAGGACTGGATCGAAGGCGAGATGGGCAAGCTCGACTGA
- the glyS gene encoding glycine--tRNA ligase subunit beta, producing the protein MKATLLIELLTEELPPKVLEKLSTTFANEVFASLKEQALLGEASVCTPYCTPRRLAVSITAVEAQQPDRVIERKGPAVAAGLDADGKPTKALEGFMRSAGVTLAQLQRVVDGKSEYFVARVEQKGKALDEYLQDIVTQALKKLPVPKLMRWGDSEHQFVRPVHGLTILHGNRVVSVEVLGLTSGNVTSGHRFLCSERVSIEHADDYEATLARDGRVIVSFAHRRESIVARLDTLAEQNGAIWVGHANFDLEKLLSMSNDERSVLSTLLDEVTGLVEWPEVYVGEFEKEFLDVPQECLILTMQQNQKYFPLLDATSGKLLNKFLIVSNMQVADPKHIIGGNQRVVRPRLADARFFFNQDRKQKLESRVEKLGNVVYHNKLGSQLQRVERITTLAGTIARLLDADKANAELVARLCKADLLTDMVGEFPELQGIIGRYYAFHDGEDLEVANAIEAHYHPRFAGDSIPVGAVASSVALADKLETVVGIYGVGQVPTGDKDPFGLRRQALGILRILVETPLDLPLPALLKATAENFPAGMLSASVAADVEGFMMDRLRGYLRDRSFDPSHIEAVLAVLNGRLHEVLPRLQGVRAFAAMAVAKDLAAANKRVQNIMRKNHEELGTAMASAAFDAKLMTDEAERNLHQAMVDITPFAQGYFSRGEYGQNLKALVTLKPFIDDFFDQVMVMAEDRKLRINRALLLRQLGGLMNQVADISRLAA; encoded by the coding sequence ATGAAAGCGACGTTGCTGATCGAACTGCTCACGGAAGAGCTGCCGCCGAAGGTTCTGGAGAAACTCTCCACCACGTTTGCCAATGAAGTGTTCGCCAGCCTGAAAGAACAGGCATTGCTGGGCGAGGCGAGCGTGTGCACGCCATATTGCACGCCGCGCCGCCTGGCCGTGAGCATCACCGCGGTCGAGGCGCAGCAGCCGGACCGCGTGATCGAACGCAAGGGGCCGGCCGTCGCGGCCGGACTGGATGCCGACGGCAAACCGACCAAGGCGCTGGAAGGTTTCATGCGCTCGGCCGGCGTCACGCTGGCGCAGTTGCAGCGCGTGGTCGACGGCAAGTCCGAATACTTCGTGGCGCGCGTCGAGCAGAAAGGCAAAGCTCTGGACGAATACCTGCAGGACATCGTGACGCAGGCGCTGAAGAAACTGCCGGTGCCGAAGCTGATGCGCTGGGGCGATTCCGAACACCAGTTCGTGCGCCCGGTGCACGGGCTGACTATCCTGCACGGCAATCGCGTGGTGTCGGTGGAAGTGCTGGGGCTGACCAGCGGCAACGTCACCAGCGGGCACCGTTTCCTGTGCAGCGAGCGCGTCAGCATCGAGCATGCCGACGATTACGAAGCGACGCTGGCGCGCGACGGGCGCGTGATCGTCAGTTTCGCGCACCGGCGCGAGAGCATCGTGGCGCGCCTGGACACACTGGCCGAGCAGAACGGTGCGATCTGGGTGGGGCACGCCAATTTCGACCTGGAGAAACTGCTCTCCATGTCCAACGACGAACGCAGCGTGTTGAGCACCCTGCTGGATGAGGTGACGGGGCTGGTCGAATGGCCGGAGGTGTATGTCGGCGAGTTCGAGAAGGAATTCCTCGACGTGCCGCAGGAATGCCTGATCCTCACCATGCAGCAGAACCAGAAATATTTCCCGCTGCTGGATGCGACCAGCGGCAAGCTGCTGAACAAGTTCCTCATCGTCTCCAACATGCAGGTGGCCGATCCGAAACACATCATCGGCGGCAACCAGCGCGTGGTGCGTCCGCGCCTCGCCGATGCGCGCTTCTTCTTCAACCAGGATCGCAAGCAGAAGCTGGAATCGCGCGTCGAGAAACTCGGCAATGTGGTGTACCACAACAAGCTGGGCAGCCAGTTGCAGCGTGTCGAACGCATCACCACGCTGGCAGGAACCATCGCGCGGCTGCTGGACGCCGACAAGGCCAATGCGGAGCTGGTGGCGCGCCTGTGCAAGGCCGACCTGCTCACCGACATGGTGGGCGAGTTCCCCGAGCTGCAGGGCATCATCGGCCGTTACTACGCCTTCCATGACGGCGAGGACCTGGAGGTGGCGAACGCCATCGAGGCGCATTACCACCCGCGTTTCGCCGGCGATTCCATCCCGGTGGGCGCAGTCGCGAGTTCGGTGGCGCTGGCCGACAAGCTGGAGACGGTGGTCGGCATCTATGGCGTCGGGCAGGTGCCGACCGGCGACAAGGACCCCTTCGGTTTGCGCCGCCAGGCCCTGGGCATCCTGCGCATCCTGGTCGAAACGCCGCTCGACCTGCCGCTGCCTGCGCTGCTGAAGGCGACGGCAGAGAACTTCCCGGCCGGCATGCTGAGCGCATCGGTGGCGGCGGACGTGGAAGGTTTCATGATGGATCGCCTGCGCGGCTATCTGCGCGATCGCAGTTTCGACCCGTCGCATATCGAAGCCGTGCTGGCGGTGCTGAACGGCCGTTTGCACGAAGTGCTGCCGCGCCTGCAGGGCGTGCGCGCCTTTGCCGCGATGGCGGTGGCGAAGGATCTGGCGGCCGCCAATAAGCGCGTGCAGAACATCATGCGCAAGAACCATGAAGAGCTGGGCACGGCGATGGCGAGTGCGGCATTCGATGCCAAGCTGATGACGGACGAGGCCGAGCGCAACCTGCATCAGGCCATGGTGGACATCACCCCGTTCGCGCAGGGCTACTTCAGCCGCGGCGAATATGGCCAGAACCTGAAGGCGCTGGTCACGCTGAAACCGTTCATCGACGATTTCTTCGATCAGGTGATGGTGATGGCGGAGGACAGGAAGCTGCGCATCAACCGTGCGCTGCTGCTCAGGCAGCTTGGCGGCCTGATGAATCAGGTTGCGGATATTTCCAGGCTGGCGGCTTAA
- the gmhB gene encoding D-glycero-beta-D-manno-heptose 1,7-bisphosphate 7-phosphatase has protein sequence MSKLIILDRDGVINFDSDQFIKSPEEWKPIPGSLEAIARLTQADYRVVVATNQSGIGRGLFDMPTLNAIHDKMHKACALLGGRIDAVFFCPHTNDANCGCRKPKSGMLEEIAMRYGVNLRGVPAVGDSLRDLQAAARLEAQPILVLTGKGAKTQAKGELPEGTLIYPDLASVVATLV, from the coding sequence ATGAGCAAGCTCATCATCCTCGATCGCGACGGCGTCATCAACTTCGATTCCGACCAGTTCATCAAGAGCCCGGAAGAATGGAAGCCCATTCCCGGCAGCCTGGAGGCCATCGCGCGCCTGACCCAGGCCGATTACCGCGTGGTGGTGGCGACCAACCAGTCCGGTATCGGGCGCGGACTGTTCGACATGCCGACGCTGAATGCGATCCACGACAAGATGCACAAGGCGTGCGCGCTGCTTGGCGGGCGCATCGATGCGGTGTTCTTCTGTCCGCACACCAACGATGCGAACTGCGGCTGCCGCAAACCCAAGAGCGGGATGCTGGAGGAGATTGCCATGCGTTACGGCGTCAATCTGAGGGGCGTGCCCGCGGTGGGCGATTCGCTGCGCGACCTGCAGGCGGCGGCCCGGCTGGAAGCGCAGCCGATTCTGGTGCTGACCGGCAAGGGCGCCAAGACACAGGCCAAGGGCGAGCTGCCTGAAGGTACCCTGATCTATCCCGATCTGGCATCCGTGGTGGCGACACTGGTATGA
- a CDS encoding MarC family protein yields the protein MLDFTEYTKIFISLFAIIDPVGIIPIIIAFTAGMTAQKRERVGRMASLSVLLILLAALLLGEAILGFFGISIHSFRTAGGILLLLMSITMLLGNKQAHSPEDIDVDATSSIAIVPLSTPLLAGPGAISTVILDAHKGTNAGHYGMMALVLAALSLTVWLTFLIAPWVSQRLGRIGSNIVTRLMGLLLAAIAVEFIAGGLRGLFPTLG from the coding sequence ATGCTCGATTTCACCGAATACACCAAAATCTTCATCAGCCTGTTCGCGATCATCGATCCGGTCGGCATCATCCCCATCATCATCGCATTCACCGCCGGCATGACCGCGCAGAAACGCGAACGCGTAGGGCGCATGGCATCGCTTTCGGTACTCCTGATCCTGCTCGCCGCCCTGCTGCTGGGCGAGGCGATACTCGGATTCTTCGGCATCAGCATCCATTCCTTCCGCACTGCGGGCGGCATCCTGCTGCTGCTGATGTCCATCACCATGCTGCTCGGCAACAAGCAGGCGCACTCGCCGGAGGATATCGATGTCGACGCGACCTCGTCCATCGCCATCGTGCCGCTGTCGACCCCCTTGCTGGCCGGACCCGGCGCGATCAGCACGGTGATCCTCGATGCGCACAAGGGCACCAACGCCGGCCACTATGGCATGATGGCACTGGTGCTCGCGGCACTGAGCCTGACCGTGTGGCTGACCTTCCTCATCGCCCCCTGGGTCTCGCAGCGCCTGGGCAGGATAGGCAGCAACATCGTCACCCGCCTGATGGGGCTGCTGCTGGCCGCCATTGCGGTCGAGTTCATCGCCGGCGGCTTGCGCGGCCTGTTCCCCACGTTGGGGTGA
- a CDS encoding YjbH domain-containing protein: MKKFLVVSVALAGALLAAASAHAEVRHVADTNEVAGTVDVNNSTIGASLGHWFSDDIGASVGLSNGNSFTTIEVRGTYLIDKPFDIAHSPALPYVGAGFISISGPTYSLGGASSQSKGSGLEIFGGVQWQTPWVKNLLFRAEARLSTAKVDTTVNAGAVAYRYDAGYNNVSALASAVYQF, from the coding sequence ATGAAAAAATTCTTGGTGGTTTCTGTCGCTCTGGCGGGCGCATTGTTGGCGGCAGCATCGGCGCACGCAGAGGTTCGGCATGTGGCGGATACGAACGAAGTCGCGGGTACGGTCGATGTGAACAATTCCACGATCGGAGCATCGCTTGGGCACTGGTTTAGCGATGACATCGGCGCATCGGTCGGCTTGAGCAACGGCAACAGCTTCACCACAATCGAAGTTCGCGGCACTTATCTGATCGACAAGCCGTTCGACATCGCCCATTCTCCTGCGCTTCCTTACGTTGGCGCCGGCTTTATCTCCATCAGTGGCCCGACCTATTCCCTTGGTGGTGCGAGCTCGCAAAGCAAGGGCTCCGGTCTGGAAATCTTCGGCGGTGTGCAGTGGCAGACACCGTGGGTGAAGAACCTGCTGTTCCGTGCTGAAGCACGGCTTTCCACGGCCAAGGTGGACACCACGGTTAATGCTGGCGCGGTCGCATATCGATACGATGCGGGCTACAACAACGTGAGCGCACTGGCTTCTGCGGTCTATCAGTTCTAA
- a CDS encoding M48 family metallopeptidase translates to MFRALRRKLPPPVVEQRNIHLSGKEISYTLKRSGRRRSIGLRIDERGLTVNMPLRASEKWLHSVLQDKADWVVKQLEGWQSKKVPPIFWAEGARIPFRGEEFLLTLTPRLRGAIPQLHGEVLHVPVGLEADAAHIEKAVMLWYRQEALRVFQECVEHFAPLLQVMPREIKLSAARTQWGSCTARGVVRLNWQLVKMPLHLIDYVVVHELAHLVEMNHSPAFWRVVESACPDYMQCRAELRSYGVAE, encoded by the coding sequence ATGTTCAGAGCGTTACGCCGGAAGCTCCCCCCGCCTGTCGTCGAACAACGCAATATCCATCTTTCCGGCAAGGAAATCAGCTACACCCTCAAGCGCAGCGGCAGGCGCCGCAGCATCGGCCTGCGCATCGACGAGCGCGGGCTGACCGTCAACATGCCGCTGCGGGCTTCCGAAAAGTGGCTGCACAGCGTATTGCAGGACAAGGCCGACTGGGTGGTGAAGCAGCTGGAGGGATGGCAATCGAAAAAGGTGCCGCCGATATTCTGGGCGGAAGGAGCGCGCATCCCGTTCCGTGGCGAAGAGTTCCTGTTGACGCTGACACCCAGGTTGCGCGGCGCCATCCCGCAATTGCACGGCGAGGTATTGCACGTGCCGGTCGGGCTGGAAGCGGACGCTGCACACATCGAAAAGGCGGTGATGCTCTGGTACCGGCAGGAAGCGCTGCGCGTGTTCCAGGAATGCGTGGAGCATTTCGCGCCGTTGCTGCAGGTGATGCCGCGCGAGATCAAGCTGTCGGCGGCGCGCACCCAGTGGGGCAGCTGCACCGCGCGCGGCGTGGTACGGCTGAACTGGCAGCTGGTGAAGATGCCGTTGCACCTGATCGACTACGTGGTGGTGCATGAACTGGCGCACCTGGTCGAGATGAACCATTCGCCCGCCTTCTGGCGCGTGGTGGAAAGCGCATGCCCGGACTATATGCAGTGTCGCGCGGAATTGCGCAGCTACGGCGTGGCGGAATAG
- a CDS encoding GIY-YIG nuclease family protein, with protein MKAPNNNAWTCYLLQCADQTLYCGITNDLTKRLAAHNAGEGAKYTRGRTPVALVYQEPCADKSSALKREREIKALPRADKLALFR; from the coding sequence ATGAAAGCACCGAACAACAACGCCTGGACCTGCTACCTCCTCCAATGCGCCGACCAGACCCTCTACTGCGGCATCACCAACGACCTCACCAAACGCCTGGCCGCGCATAACGCCGGCGAAGGCGCCAAATACACGCGCGGACGTACGCCGGTAGCTTTGGTTTACCAGGAACCTTGCGCCGACAAGTCCTCCGCATTAAAGCGCGAGCGGGAGATCAAGGCCTTGCCGCGTGCGGACAAACTTGCGCTGTTTCGTTGA
- the lnt gene encoding apolipoprotein N-acyltransferase, producing MKRLVASPRAQAFLAGIVAVFGFAPFGFFPLPILALAVLFRLWSRAERPAQAAWQGFAFGMGLFCVGIHWIYVALHIYGYMHPVLAAIATALFAAVNATLPALAGYAQARFKVSANVRLLLLMPAIWTLAEWLRGLLFTGFPWLVTGYSQAPDSPLAGYAPLLGVYGVSLVAAVSAGALLLLWNARWSRPGKAALAILAALWLGGATLRSIGWTQAEGEPIKVSLLQGNIAQDTKFSEEALVGTLETYRRLAQASDGRLIVMPETALPLLRDNVPESYQTLLREHARQNGGDILIGVFEKESGGYYNSVYSLGSSPSQHYRKDHLVPFGEFIPLRSVLGWLINDVLDIPMGDLASGGAHQAPLNVAGQKVAVDICYEDAFGEEIVRALPAATLLVNVTNDAWYGDSHAAMQHAQLSQMRALETGRMMLRATNTGVTAVIGSDGHIRAMLPQHEEGVLTAQVQGYAGRTPYVVWGNAGMLVLVVAMLIAAWWMQRRTSPLPLGEG from the coding sequence GTGAAAAGACTCGTCGCTTCACCCCGTGCGCAGGCATTCCTTGCCGGTATCGTTGCCGTATTCGGTTTCGCCCCCTTCGGTTTCTTCCCCCTGCCCATCCTTGCTCTCGCCGTGCTGTTCCGGCTGTGGAGCCGGGCCGAACGTCCGGCGCAGGCGGCATGGCAGGGGTTCGCCTTCGGCATGGGACTGTTCTGCGTCGGCATACACTGGATCTATGTGGCGCTGCATATCTATGGCTACATGCACCCCGTCCTCGCTGCCATCGCCACGGCACTGTTCGCTGCCGTGAACGCCACGCTGCCGGCGCTGGCGGGCTATGCGCAGGCAAGGTTCAAGGTATCGGCGAACGTGCGCTTGCTGTTGCTGATGCCCGCGATCTGGACGCTTGCCGAATGGCTGCGCGGCCTGTTGTTCACCGGCTTTCCGTGGCTGGTGACGGGCTACTCGCAAGCGCCGGACAGCCCGCTGGCCGGCTATGCCCCGCTGCTCGGCGTGTACGGCGTATCGCTGGTCGCGGCGGTGAGCGCGGGAGCCCTGTTGCTGCTGTGGAACGCGCGCTGGAGCCGGCCCGGCAAGGCCGCCCTGGCGATCCTCGCCGCGTTGTGGCTGGGCGGCGCAACCCTGCGCAGCATCGGCTGGACGCAGGCGGAGGGCGAGCCGATCAAGGTCAGCCTGCTGCAAGGCAACATCGCGCAGGACACCAAATTCTCGGAAGAGGCGCTGGTCGGCACGCTGGAGACCTATCGTCGCCTGGCACAGGCCAGCGACGGGCGGCTGATCGTGATGCCGGAGACGGCATTGCCGCTGCTGCGCGACAACGTGCCGGAAAGTTACCAGACCCTGCTGCGCGAGCATGCGCGCCAGAACGGCGGCGATATCCTCATCGGCGTGTTCGAGAAGGAAAGCGGAGGCTATTACAACAGCGTGTACTCCCTCGGCAGCTCGCCCAGCCAGCACTACCGCAAGGACCACCTCGTCCCCTTTGGCGAATTCATCCCGCTGCGCAGTGTGCTCGGCTGGCTCATCAACGACGTGCTGGACATCCCCATGGGCGACCTCGCCAGCGGCGGCGCGCACCAGGCGCCGCTCAACGTCGCCGGGCAGAAAGTGGCGGTGGATATCTGCTACGAGGATGCCTTCGGCGAAGAGATCGTCCGCGCCCTGCCCGCGGCGACGCTGCTGGTGAACGTCACCAACGATGCCTGGTACGGCGATTCGCATGCCGCGATGCAGCATGCCCAGCTGTCGCAAATGCGCGCACTGGAAACCGGACGCATGATGCTGCGCGCCACCAATACCGGGGTGACCGCCGTGATCGGCTCGGATGGGCACATTCGGGCCATGCTGCCGCAACATGAGGAAGGGGTGCTGACGGCGCAGGTGCAGGGGTATGCTGGGAGGACGCCGTATGTGGTTTGGGGGAATGCGGGGATGCTGGTGTTGGTTGTGGCGATGTTGATCGCTGCATGGTGGATGCAGCGCAGAACATCCCCTCTCCCTTTGGGAGAGGGTTAG
- a CDS encoding cyclic nucleotide-binding domain-containing protein, which produces MSDRSALLEEISSMLLDSDLFSHLSPAELRAAAHYFGVNKIAEDEVIFNEGDIGSFMCIVHSGSIAVIKANQNEELVEMVKLGHGRAFGEMAVLDGERRSATCRAAEDSILLTLSKEALDKMLEEHPRIAARVIRAIAVSLSRRLRMAVGQLVDHII; this is translated from the coding sequence ATGTCCGACCGCTCCGCCCTGCTCGAAGAGATCAGCTCGATGCTGCTCGACAGCGACCTGTTCAGCCACCTGTCGCCCGCGGAGTTGCGCGCTGCCGCGCATTATTTCGGCGTCAACAAGATCGCCGAGGACGAAGTCATCTTCAACGAGGGCGATATCGGTTCGTTCATGTGCATCGTGCATTCCGGCAGCATCGCGGTGATCAAGGCCAACCAGAACGAAGAACTGGTGGAGATGGTCAAGCTGGGGCACGGCCGCGCCTTCGGCGAAATGGCGGTGCTGGACGGCGAACGGCGTTCCGCCACCTGCCGGGCCGCCGAAGACAGCATCCTGCTCACGCTCTCGAAAGAGGCGCTCGACAAGATGCTGGAAGAACACCCGCGCATCGCTGCCCGCGTCATCCGTGCCATCGCCGTCAGCCTGTCGCGCCGGCTGCGCATGGCGGTGGGACAACTGGTCGACCACATCATTTAG
- the glyQ gene encoding glycine--tRNA ligase subunit alpha — MQTFGSDVTRSAHESSPKAGQGPTFQQVILTLQQFWDKQGCALLQPYDIEVGAGTFHTATFLRAIGPEPWRAAYVQPSRRPKDGRYGENPNRLQHYYQYQVVLKPSPDNIQELYLDSLRALGIDTGEHDIRFVEDDWESPTLGAWGLGWEVWLDGMEVTQFTYFQEVGSLTCKPVLGEITYGLERLAMYLQGVENVFDLVWAKNGDTVITYGDVYHQNEVEQSKYNFEHSNVEMLFRHFNEYESEAKRLMEAGLPLPGFEMVMKCSHTFNLLDARGAISVTERAAYIGKVRALARQVAQAYYDSREALGFPMARIGGKK, encoded by the coding sequence ATGCAAACCTTTGGTTCCGACGTCACGCGCTCCGCGCATGAGTCTTCACCGAAAGCCGGCCAGGGGCCGACTTTTCAGCAAGTCATCCTGACGTTGCAGCAGTTTTGGGACAAGCAGGGCTGCGCACTGCTGCAACCCTACGACATCGAGGTCGGCGCGGGTACCTTCCACACCGCTACCTTCCTGCGTGCGATCGGCCCCGAGCCCTGGCGCGCGGCTTACGTGCAACCTTCGCGCCGTCCGAAAGACGGGCGCTACGGCGAGAACCCCAACCGCCTGCAGCACTACTACCAGTACCAGGTGGTGCTGAAACCCTCTCCCGACAACATCCAGGAACTTTATCTCGACAGTCTGCGCGCGCTGGGCATCGACACCGGCGAGCACGACATCCGCTTCGTCGAGGACGATTGGGAATCGCCGACGCTGGGCGCCTGGGGGCTGGGCTGGGAAGTCTGGCTGGACGGCATGGAGGTGACGCAGTTCACCTATTTCCAGGAAGTCGGTTCTCTCACCTGCAAACCGGTGCTGGGCGAGATCACTTACGGGCTGGAGCGTCTGGCCATGTACCTGCAGGGCGTGGAGAACGTGTTCGACCTGGTGTGGGCGAAGAACGGCGACACCGTCATCACCTACGGCGACGTGTATCACCAGAACGAAGTCGAGCAGTCGAAGTACAACTTCGAGCATTCCAACGTCGAGATGCTGTTCCGTCATTTCAACGAATATGAATCCGAGGCCAAACGCCTGATGGAGGCGGGGCTGCCGCTGCCGGGATTCGAGATGGTGATGAAGTGCTCGCATACCTTCAACCTGCTGGATGCGCGCGGTGCGATCTCGGTGACCGAACGCGCGGCCTACATCGGCAAAGTGCGCGCCCTGGCGCGGCAAGTGGCCCAGGCATATTACGATTCGCGCGAAGCATTGGGTTTCCCGATGGCCAGGATCGGGGGTAAGAAATGA
- the lplT gene encoding lysophospholipid transporter LplT, whose translation MKALEMPLWSPGMMAVLAAQFFSALADNAILIVAIAIVRSQDYANLVPLLQESFVLPFILLAPFVGQVADGYPKGRVMLAANLLKLAAALIMAAGANPLTAYGLIGIGATIYSPAKYGILAQMFGAAALVRANGMIEGSTIVAILLGVILGGWLADHSMAWAFAGVIAAYGLATLANLFIPRLQAERIATGLRPWLLTRQFLVSLSLMFRNRDSRFSLLGTSVFWGSGTTLRLLLFAWVPAALLITDNRTPANLMGAVSIGIVLGAAAAGWWVSLRNVNRALLGGLLLGPLILALTFVHGLALAAILMIAIGTCGGLFVVPLNALLQERGHASIGSGKALAVQNFAENLAMLLFVGAYGWAVSAGAPVTMIIVAFGLVLLIVIAALAVFRWERA comes from the coding sequence ATGAAAGCATTGGAAATGCCACTATGGTCGCCGGGCATGATGGCAGTGCTGGCGGCGCAATTCTTTTCTGCGCTGGCCGACAATGCGATCCTGATTGTGGCCATCGCAATCGTCCGATCCCAGGACTACGCCAATCTGGTTCCCTTGCTGCAAGAGTCGTTCGTGCTGCCGTTCATCCTGCTCGCGCCATTTGTCGGGCAGGTCGCGGACGGATATCCCAAGGGCCGCGTAATGCTGGCGGCAAACCTGCTCAAGCTGGCTGCCGCGCTGATTATGGCAGCGGGGGCCAATCCGCTGACCGCCTACGGTTTGATCGGCATCGGCGCCACAATCTATTCGCCGGCCAAGTATGGCATCCTCGCGCAGATGTTCGGGGCGGCTGCGCTGGTACGTGCCAATGGCATGATCGAGGGCTCGACCATTGTCGCCATCCTGCTCGGGGTGATCCTGGGCGGCTGGCTGGCGGATCATTCGATGGCTTGGGCCTTTGCCGGAGTGATCGCGGCATATGGCCTGGCGACTCTTGCCAACTTGTTCATTCCGCGCTTGCAGGCAGAAAGGATCGCGACGGGGTTGCGCCCGTGGTTGTTGACCAGGCAGTTCCTGGTGTCGCTGTCGTTGATGTTCAGAAACCGGGACTCGCGCTTCAGCCTGCTGGGAACCAGTGTGTTCTGGGGCAGCGGGACGACCTTGCGCTTGCTGTTGTTTGCCTGGGTTCCGGCAGCATTGTTGATCACCGACAACCGGACGCCGGCCAACCTGATGGGCGCGGTGTCTATCGGCATCGTATTGGGTGCGGCTGCGGCCGGCTGGTGGGTGTCGCTGCGCAACGTCAACCGGGCGTTGCTTGGAGGACTGCTGCTCGGGCCGCTCATCCTTGCACTGACTTTCGTGCATGGTCTTGCATTGGCCGCGATCCTGATGATTGCGATTGGCACCTGCGGCGGCCTGTTTGTCGTCCCGCTCAACGCTTTGCTGCAAGAGCGCGGTCACGCCAGCATCGGGTCGGGCAAGGCATTGGCGGTGCAGAACTTTGCCGAGAACCTCGCGATGTTATTGTTCGTGGGCGCATATGGCTGGGCGGTGTCTGCGGGCGCGCCTGTGACGATGATCATCGTCGCATTCGGCCTGGTTCTGTTAATCGTGATAGCGGCGCTGGCGGTTTTCAGGTGGGAACGCGCGTGA
- a CDS encoding pseudouridine synthase has protein sequence MEKIRLSKLMSEQGLCSRREADDYIARGWVKVDGEVVSELGTKVLPTQKITLEKAAQAKQQGRVTILLHKPVGYVSGQAEEGYKPAILLLDAATRWEQDTAPQRFHRSQLLGLAPAGRLDIDSTGLLVLTQDGRIAKQLIGEDSPIEKEYLVRVQGKLVGNGLALLNHGLSLDGKKLKPAKVSWQNEDQLRFILVEGKKRQIRRMCEMVGLRVTALKRVRIGKVRLGELPQGQWRYLREDEKF, from the coding sequence ATGGAAAAAATACGACTCTCAAAACTCATGTCCGAACAGGGCCTCTGCTCCCGCCGCGAAGCGGATGACTACATCGCCCGCGGCTGGGTGAAGGTGGACGGCGAGGTCGTCAGCGAACTCGGCACCAAGGTTCTGCCCACGCAAAAAATCACTCTTGAAAAGGCCGCACAGGCCAAGCAGCAAGGGCGCGTCACCATTCTGCTGCACAAGCCTGTCGGCTACGTCTCCGGCCAGGCGGAGGAAGGCTACAAGCCCGCCATCCTGCTGCTCGATGCCGCCACGCGCTGGGAACAGGACACTGCGCCGCAACGCTTCCACCGCAGCCAGCTGCTCGGCCTCGCGCCTGCCGGGAGACTGGATATCGATTCGACCGGCCTGCTGGTGCTCACCCAGGATGGACGCATCGCCAAACAGCTCATCGGCGAAGATTCGCCGATCGAAAAAGAATACCTGGTGCGCGTGCAGGGCAAGCTGGTCGGCAACGGCCTGGCGCTGCTGAATCACGGCCTGTCGCTGGACGGCAAGAAACTCAAGCCCGCCAAGGTCAGCTGGCAGAACGAGGACCAGCTGCGTTTCATCCTGGTCGAAGGCAAGAAGCGCCAGATCCGCCGCATGTGCGAGATGGTGGGACTGCGGGTCACCGCGCTGAAGCGCGTACGCATCGGCAAGGTCAGGCTGGGCGAGCTGCCGCAGGGGCAATGGCGCTATCTGCGCGAGGATGAGAAGTTCTGA